In Serratia marcescens subsp. marcescens ATCC 13880, a single genomic region encodes these proteins:
- the uhpC gene encoding MFS transporter family glucose-6-phosphate receptor UhpC: MQARSASEIDHRYRALRPRLLLYMVIGYAAFYLTRKSVNYVLPALQTDLGLDKGDIGLLGSLFYLSYGLSKFAAGLWHDGHGQRGFMGIGLFATGVLNVAFAFGESLTLLLAVWALNGFFQGWGWPPCARLLTHWYSRNERGFWWGCWNMSINLGGAIVPLISAFAAQRWGWQAAMLIPGAVSMVLGIWLMRQLTGTPQEEGLPSVGQWRHDPLELRQEQQSPPMGLWRMLRTTMLKNPMIWLLGVSYVLVYLIRIALNDWGNLWLTESHGVNLLSANATVMLFEIGGLLGALFAGWGSDVLFGGQRAPMILLFTLGLMVSVAALWLAPVHHYALLAGCFFAVGFFVFGPQMLIGLAAVECGHKGAAGSITGFLGLFAYLGAALAGWPLSRVIEGYGWSGMFSLLSIAAVLMGLLLMPLLMASVTTSTERRIKQ, from the coding sequence ATGCAAGCACGCTCGGCATCTGAAATCGATCATCGTTACCGCGCGCTGCGCCCGCGACTGCTGCTGTATATGGTCATCGGGTACGCCGCCTTTTACCTGACGCGCAAAAGCGTGAATTACGTGCTGCCGGCGCTGCAAACGGATTTGGGGCTGGATAAAGGGGACATCGGCCTGCTCGGCTCGCTGTTTTATCTGAGCTACGGCCTGTCGAAATTCGCCGCCGGGTTGTGGCACGACGGCCATGGGCAGCGCGGGTTTATGGGGATCGGCCTGTTCGCCACCGGAGTGCTGAACGTGGCGTTCGCCTTCGGCGAATCGCTGACGCTGCTGCTGGCGGTCTGGGCGCTGAACGGCTTCTTTCAGGGCTGGGGCTGGCCGCCCTGCGCGCGGCTGCTGACCCACTGGTATTCGCGCAACGAGCGCGGCTTCTGGTGGGGCTGCTGGAATATGTCGATCAACCTCGGCGGCGCGATTGTGCCGCTGATCAGCGCCTTCGCCGCCCAGCGCTGGGGCTGGCAGGCGGCGATGTTGATCCCGGGGGCCGTCAGCATGGTGCTGGGCATCTGGCTCATGCGGCAGCTGACAGGCACGCCGCAGGAAGAAGGCCTGCCGTCGGTCGGCCAGTGGCGCCACGATCCGCTGGAGCTGCGCCAGGAACAGCAAAGCCCGCCGATGGGGCTGTGGCGGATGCTGCGCACCACGATGCTGAAGAACCCGATGATCTGGTTGCTCGGCGTCTCTTACGTGCTGGTCTACCTGATCCGCATTGCGTTGAACGACTGGGGCAACCTGTGGCTGACGGAAAGTCACGGCGTCAACCTGCTCAGCGCCAACGCGACGGTGATGCTGTTCGAGATAGGCGGCCTGCTCGGCGCGCTGTTCGCCGGCTGGGGCTCGGATGTGCTGTTCGGCGGGCAGCGCGCACCGATGATTTTGCTGTTCACGCTCGGGCTGATGGTGTCCGTCGCCGCGCTGTGGCTGGCGCCGGTGCATCACTACGCGCTGCTGGCGGGCTGTTTCTTTGCGGTGGGCTTCTTTGTCTTCGGCCCACAGATGCTGATTGGCCTCGCCGCCGTGGAATGCGGGCACAAAGGCGCCGCGGGCTCCATCACCGGCTTTCTCGGCCTGTTCGCCTATCTGGGGGCGGCGCTGGCGGGCTGGCCGCTGTCGCGGGTCATCGAAGGCTATGGCTGGTCAGGCATGTTCAGTTTGCTGTCGATCGCCGCCGTTCTTATGGGTTTATTGCTGATGCCGCTGCTGATGGCGAGCGTTACCACCTCTACCGAGAGAAGGATAAAACAATGA
- a CDS encoding MASE1 domain-containing sensor histidine kinase — protein sequence MSPRFRPWVISLFILLAWGSGWLMLWTLGFYLTHNGNQAALFLPHGVYLALLILLARRYWPALMIPPVLLLFWLHGERLLSGYSLLAAPFITLLPAALAQRFWRRFPLYWQRLTLLLAAVTAASLLNTALLAPFAHSPAMLLGLASFTGGVLLTPFVYLIFEFLRQQHRYHLLGLDTTNPPLRASLIIWCSLFFVIGIGTQMVLSPEIERLLLIVVFLPNVVMAWKFGWQGGVLSGLLGSMMITLARQVGVGFGNLVELEIFLATQALLGIGLGIAISRQQHLAQNLHHYRRRLEEELAARRALTEKLIHTEEDTRKNLARELHDEIGQNITAIQIQSQLVKRARDPAQTQAAANQIADLARRIHHSTRQLLRQLRPPALDELAFKDALHHLLNEFAFSERGIRCRFDYRLIDTPAGETVRFTLYRLLQELLNNVCKHAEASEVAIVLHQQGELLHLEVRDNGIGIHADKVPGFGIQGMRERVSALGGELTLETQRGTRVIVNLPTNLQQTVD from the coding sequence ATGTCACCCCGCTTCCGGCCCTGGGTTATCTCGCTGTTTATCCTGTTGGCCTGGGGCAGCGGCTGGCTGATGCTGTGGACGCTCGGTTTCTACCTGACCCACAACGGCAATCAGGCGGCGCTGTTTCTGCCTCACGGCGTCTATCTCGCGCTGCTGATCCTGCTGGCGCGCCGCTATTGGCCCGCCCTGATGATACCGCCGGTGCTGCTGCTGTTCTGGCTGCACGGCGAACGCCTGCTGAGCGGCTACAGCCTGCTGGCCGCGCCGTTCATCACCCTGCTCCCGGCCGCGCTCGCGCAGCGGTTCTGGCGCCGTTTTCCGCTCTACTGGCAGCGGCTGACGCTGCTGCTGGCCGCCGTGACCGCCGCCTCGTTGCTCAATACCGCCCTGCTTGCGCCTTTCGCGCACAGCCCGGCGATGCTGCTCGGCCTGGCGTCGTTTACCGGCGGCGTCTTGCTGACCCCGTTCGTCTACCTGATCTTTGAATTTCTGCGCCAGCAGCACCGTTACCACCTGCTGGGGCTGGACACCACCAACCCGCCGCTGCGCGCCTCCTTAATCATCTGGTGCAGCCTGTTTTTCGTTATCGGCATCGGCACCCAGATGGTGCTGTCGCCGGAAATCGAACGCCTGCTGCTGATCGTGGTGTTTCTGCCGAACGTGGTGATGGCGTGGAAGTTCGGTTGGCAGGGCGGCGTGCTGTCCGGCCTGCTCGGCAGCATGATGATCACCCTCGCCCGGCAGGTCGGCGTGGGGTTCGGCAATCTGGTCGAGCTGGAAATCTTTCTGGCGACGCAGGCGCTGCTCGGCATCGGTCTGGGCATCGCCATCAGCCGCCAGCAACACTTGGCGCAAAACCTGCACCATTATCGCCGACGGCTGGAAGAAGAGCTGGCGGCGCGGCGGGCGCTGACCGAAAAACTGATCCACACCGAAGAAGACACGCGGAAAAACCTGGCGCGCGAGTTGCACGATGAAATCGGCCAGAACATCACCGCGATTCAAATTCAGTCGCAGCTGGTCAAGCGGGCGCGCGATCCGGCGCAAACCCAGGCCGCCGCGAACCAGATAGCCGATCTCGCCCGGCGCATTCATCACTCCACGCGCCAGCTGCTGCGCCAGCTTCGCCCGCCCGCGCTGGACGAGCTGGCGTTCAAAGACGCGCTTCACCACCTGCTGAATGAATTCGCCTTCAGCGAACGAGGCATCCGTTGCCGTTTCGACTACCGACTCATCGACACGCCCGCCGGCGAGACGGTGCGCTTCACCCTCTACCGGCTGCTGCAAGAGCTGCTCAACAACGTGTGCAAACACGCCGAAGCCAGCGAAGTCGCCATCGTCTTGCATCAACAGGGTGAGCTTTTGCACCTCGAGGTGCGGGACAACGGCATCGGCATCCATGCGGACAAGGTGCCCGGCTTCGGCATTCAGGGGATGCGCGAACGGGTCAGCGCGCTCGGTGGCGAACTGACGCTGGAAACGCAGCGCGGCACCCGAGTAATTGTTAACCTGCCCACAAATTTGCAACAAACCGTCGACTAA
- a CDS encoding response regulator transcription factor: MIRVILVDDHVVVRSGFAQLLSLEDDLDVVGQYSSAAAAWPALLRDDVSVAVMDIAMPDENGLSLLKRLRAQKPQFRAIILSIYDSPTFVQSALDAGASGYLTKRCGPEELVQAVRSVDMGGHYLCADALRALRGGEQPATALEALTPREREIFDLLVKGDSVKEIAFKLDLSHKTVHVHRANVLGKLQCNSTIELVHFALDHQLLAGH; the protein is encoded by the coding sequence ATGATCCGTGTGATACTGGTGGATGACCATGTGGTGGTGCGCTCCGGCTTTGCGCAATTGCTCAGCCTCGAAGACGATCTCGACGTGGTGGGGCAATACAGCAGCGCGGCGGCAGCTTGGCCGGCATTGCTGCGCGACGACGTCAGCGTCGCGGTGATGGACATCGCCATGCCGGATGAAAACGGCCTGAGCCTGTTGAAACGCCTGCGAGCGCAGAAGCCGCAGTTCCGCGCGATCATCCTCAGTATCTATGACTCCCCGACCTTCGTGCAGAGCGCGCTGGATGCCGGCGCCAGCGGCTATCTGACCAAACGCTGCGGGCCGGAAGAACTGGTGCAGGCGGTGCGCTCCGTCGATATGGGCGGCCATTACCTGTGCGCCGACGCGCTGCGGGCGCTGCGCGGCGGCGAGCAGCCGGCCACGGCGCTGGAAGCGTTAACCCCGCGCGAGCGCGAGATCTTCGATCTGCTGGTCAAAGGCGACAGCGTAAAGGAGATCGCGTTCAAGCTCGATCTCAGCCATAAAACGGTACACGTGCATCGCGCCAACGTCCTGGGCAAGCTGCAGTGCAACAGCACCATCGAGCTGGTGCATTTCGCCCTCGACCATCAGCTGCTGGCGGGGCATTGA
- a CDS encoding arylamine N-acetyltransferase family protein — MDTQRYLQHIGFAGAARPDLPTLQQLHHRHMLSVPFENLSMIYHQGIQLAPEALFSKVVERNRGGFCYELNTLFALLLREIGFKVSFISGEIRARDGHFGPPYDHLALRVDLAEQAWLVDVGFGDSFLTPLKIVAAEPQPQASGTFHLEREGEYYLLERRNGDQRSHAKTLYRFTVQPRELHEFDEMCRFHSTSPQSHFTQRLVCSRPTEHGRVTLSDMKLIVTEDHQRHETTLHSEEERRAALWQHFAIDLDR, encoded by the coding sequence GTGGATACCCAACGCTACCTGCAGCATATCGGCTTTGCCGGCGCCGCCCGCCCCGATCTCCCCACGTTGCAACAGCTGCACCATCGCCACATGCTGAGCGTACCGTTCGAGAACCTGAGCATGATTTATCATCAGGGCATTCAGTTGGCGCCCGAAGCGCTGTTCAGCAAGGTGGTCGAGCGTAACCGCGGCGGTTTCTGTTATGAGCTGAACACGCTGTTCGCCCTGCTGCTGCGGGAGATCGGTTTCAAGGTGAGCTTCATCTCCGGCGAGATCCGCGCGCGCGACGGCCATTTCGGCCCGCCCTACGACCATCTGGCGCTGCGGGTGGATCTGGCGGAGCAGGCCTGGCTGGTGGACGTCGGTTTCGGCGATTCCTTCCTGACACCGCTGAAGATCGTCGCCGCCGAGCCGCAACCGCAGGCCAGCGGCACCTTCCACCTGGAGCGGGAAGGCGAGTATTACCTGCTGGAGCGCCGCAACGGCGACCAACGCTCGCATGCCAAAACGCTGTATCGCTTTACCGTTCAGCCGCGCGAGTTGCACGAGTTCGACGAGATGTGCCGGTTCCACAGCACCTCGCCGCAGTCGCATTTCACCCAACGCCTGGTGTGTTCACGGCCGACGGAACACGGCCGGGTGACCCTCAGCGACATGAAGCTGATCGTGACCGAAGATCACCAGCGCCACGAAACGACGCTGCATTCGGAAGAGGAACGCCGCGCCGCGCTGTGGCAGCATTTCGCCATCGATTTGGATCGTTGA
- a CDS encoding HD domain-containing protein, whose translation MDLTLKAQRFANDAHHACNQRRKFTGEPYIVHPAAVVDLLQRAKPTPEMVAAAWLHDTVEDTAVTLADIRREFGPTVERYVEMLTDVQPRSYGGERLHRKNANLRHSAQACAEAQTIKLCDLIDNSKNITDYDVSFARHYLVEMARLLAVLSAGEAGLLALARRQCAEAVERINDRHGDDGWFDALWRKYEAHLKLDELKTGSAAK comes from the coding sequence ATGGATTTAACCTTGAAAGCGCAGCGATTTGCCAATGACGCTCATCATGCCTGCAATCAGCGACGCAAGTTCACCGGGGAGCCGTATATCGTGCATCCTGCAGCGGTGGTGGATTTGCTGCAGCGGGCTAAGCCGACGCCAGAAATGGTCGCCGCTGCCTGGCTGCATGATACGGTAGAAGATACGGCGGTGACCCTGGCGGATATCCGGCGAGAATTCGGTCCGACGGTCGAGCGTTATGTGGAAATGTTGACCGACGTGCAGCCTCGCAGCTACGGCGGTGAGCGTCTGCACCGTAAAAATGCCAATCTGCGGCACAGCGCGCAGGCCTGTGCGGAAGCGCAGACCATCAAACTGTGCGACTTGATTGACAACAGCAAGAACATTACCGATTACGATGTCTCCTTTGCCCGTCACTATCTGGTGGAAATGGCGCGCTTATTGGCTGTTTTATCGGCGGGCGAGGCCGGCCTGTTGGCCTTGGCCCGCCGACAGTGTGCGGAAGCGGTCGAGCGCATCAACGATCGTCATGGAGACGATGGCTGGTTCGACGCGTTGTGGCGGAAGTATGAGGCCCATCTTAAGCTGGATGAGCTGAAAACTGGGTCAGCAGCAAAATAA
- a CDS encoding AEC family transporter: protein MTTTLFSLIPVIFLIAMGFTLRHKNLIDRAFWLPCEKLNYFYLFPALMFIQVGKADLSQFPVRPIALSVLGAVLIGALSLYLWRIWLKQPGPVFSSVIQGALRPNTYIGVAAAAATFGHTGLTVTSISIAVAIPLLNVASIVILMHYGQGTRPGGKQIAKALGKNPVILSVLAGLAFNASGWSLGAALENILTILGGASLPLGLLAVGAGLDIQAARTAQGPVLQSSFVKLLLVPLLTLGIGITLGISGPVLATIVLFNALPCTPSAYIMARLLGGDHRLSAGIITIQTLLAAVTIPVILLLTQFSAHPA, encoded by the coding sequence ATGACGACGACTCTCTTTTCTCTGATCCCGGTGATATTTTTAATCGCCATGGGATTCACACTACGGCACAAGAACCTGATCGATCGGGCTTTCTGGCTGCCCTGCGAAAAGCTGAATTACTTTTATCTCTTCCCGGCGCTGATGTTTATCCAGGTCGGCAAAGCCGACCTCAGCCAGTTTCCGGTGCGGCCGATTGCCCTGTCTGTACTGGGCGCTGTCCTGATTGGCGCCTTGTCGTTGTACCTCTGGCGAATCTGGCTAAAACAGCCCGGGCCGGTTTTTTCTTCGGTCATACAGGGCGCTCTGCGCCCCAATACCTACATCGGGGTTGCCGCAGCGGCGGCGACTTTCGGCCACACCGGCCTGACGGTGACCTCCATCAGCATCGCCGTCGCCATCCCGCTGTTGAACGTGGCCTCGATTGTCATACTGATGCATTACGGTCAGGGTACCCGCCCCGGCGGCAAACAGATCGCCAAAGCGCTGGGGAAAAACCCAGTGATCCTTTCGGTCTTGGCCGGTCTGGCCTTCAACGCCAGCGGCTGGTCGCTTGGCGCGGCGCTGGAGAACATTCTCACCATTCTCGGCGGCGCCTCTCTACCATTGGGGTTGCTGGCGGTCGGCGCAGGGCTGGATATACAGGCGGCGCGTACGGCGCAGGGCCCCGTACTGCAATCGTCCTTCGTCAAGTTACTGCTGGTACCGCTGTTGACGCTGGGAATCGGCATCACCCTGGGCATCTCCGGCCCGGTGCTGGCGACTATCGTCCTGTTTAACGCCTTACCCTGTACACCTTCCGCCTACATCATGGCGAGACTGCTGGGCGGCGATCATCGCTTGTCGGCCGGTATCATCACGATCCAAACGTTGCTGGCGGCGGTCACCATTCCTGTTATTTTGCTGCTGACCCAGTTTTCAGCTCATCCAGCTTAA
- a CDS encoding TSUP family transporter has protein sequence MDNHTLFYLVIALFAVIQSVFGMGILVFGTPTLLMLGVDFSSVLGLLLPSSVLISLTQTLGARRIAFPAREKVNMLICAIFVILALSLVLHSTVKVNVDLLVGAILLFSALMRFRLSLQETLKRYLGKHQRAYVAVMGLIHGVTNMGGALLALYAAASHREKLEIRTTVSRYYLMFGLIQLATLASIKWQALSLDGFTAAPLALLVYLVVGNLLFKRASAPVYEKMVTGFIAFYGVVVLTKGYL, from the coding sequence ATGGATAATCATACGTTGTTCTATCTGGTGATTGCGCTATTTGCCGTGATCCAATCGGTTTTCGGCATGGGCATCTTGGTGTTCGGTACACCGACGCTATTAATGCTGGGCGTTGATTTCTCCTCCGTACTTGGGCTGCTGCTGCCGTCGTCGGTGCTGATCTCTCTGACGCAGACGCTTGGCGCCCGCCGCATTGCTTTTCCCGCTCGCGAAAAGGTCAATATGCTGATTTGCGCCATTTTCGTCATTCTGGCGCTGAGCCTGGTCTTGCATTCGACGGTGAAAGTGAATGTCGATCTGCTGGTGGGCGCCATCCTGCTGTTTTCCGCCTTGATGCGCTTTCGTCTGTCACTGCAAGAAACATTGAAACGTTATCTCGGCAAACATCAGCGCGCTTATGTCGCAGTCATGGGTCTGATACATGGCGTCACCAACATGGGTGGCGCCTTGCTGGCACTCTACGCTGCCGCCAGCCATCGCGAGAAACTGGAGATAAGAACCACCGTCTCCCGTTACTACCTGATGTTCGGTTTAATTCAATTGGCCACGCTGGCCAGCATTAAATGGCAAGCCCTGAGCCTCGACGGTTTCACCGCGGCACCGCTGGCTCTACTGGTGTATCTGGTCGTCGGCAATCTGCTGTTCAAGAGAGCCAGCGCTCCCGTTTATGAAAAAATGGTGACCGGCTTTATTGCCTTCTATGGCGTGGTCGTTCTCACTAAAGGCTATTTATAG
- the pyk gene encoding pyruvate kinase: MAKTRIIATIGPASRHINTLAALEKAGMSVARLNGSHNTLDWHAETIALLRKTLPDTPVLLDIPGRKIRTLQLKHEPSFTKGQTLILTTDTSHNGEEKVPVGYGRLHERLTVGDKVFADDGTLSFQVVNIVDRDIHLQADMDGQLKSRKGINVPGIDLGQALITEKDRDMIAFAKAHQVDYIGISFVESAAHINAIRTLIGGDTPRIVAKVENSGGIEHLEEVIAAADVIMIDRGDLAVETSIDRVSLYQKQILLAASHAGKPTIVATELLHSMIENPLPTKAEVSDITNAVLDGAAAVMLSGETAVGRYPLEAVARIASVAHQAEQHLAHAPHSSPPAQVDDIRQAVGALIRALPISRVVVFSRTGYSVRIAAMANIGIPIVAFGNDAATVRSWNMLPGITGLTLPRIDLTQPETERLALNVLSDNGLINRHDVLLLVSAQQDNQHISGNILRTLSADAYLQSDAAREPHRKEEVA; this comes from the coding sequence ATGGCAAAGACTCGCATTATCGCTACCATCGGCCCCGCCTCTCGCCACATCAACACGTTGGCAGCGCTGGAAAAAGCCGGCATGTCCGTCGCCCGATTGAACGGTTCGCACAACACGCTCGACTGGCATGCGGAAACCATCGCCCTGCTGCGTAAAACGTTGCCGGATACGCCGGTGCTGTTGGACATTCCCGGTAGAAAAATCCGCACATTGCAACTGAAACACGAACCCTCATTCACTAAAGGGCAAACGCTGATCCTCACGACCGATACCTCGCATAACGGGGAGGAAAAAGTCCCGGTGGGGTACGGCCGGTTGCATGAACGGCTGACGGTGGGCGATAAGGTTTTCGCCGATGATGGCACCCTCTCGTTCCAGGTCGTTAACATCGTCGATCGGGACATCCACCTGCAGGCCGACATGGACGGCCAACTGAAAAGCCGCAAAGGCATCAATGTGCCTGGCATCGATCTCGGGCAGGCGCTGATAACGGAGAAAGATCGCGACATGATCGCCTTCGCCAAAGCACATCAAGTGGACTACATCGGCATAAGCTTCGTCGAAAGCGCGGCACACATCAACGCGATCAGAACGCTGATCGGAGGCGATACGCCCCGCATCGTGGCGAAAGTGGAAAACAGCGGCGGCATAGAGCATCTGGAGGAAGTCATCGCCGCCGCCGACGTTATCATGATCGATCGCGGCGATCTGGCGGTAGAAACCTCGATCGACCGCGTTTCTCTCTACCAAAAACAGATCCTCCTAGCCGCCTCCCATGCGGGCAAACCCACCATTGTAGCGACGGAATTGCTGCACAGCATGATAGAGAACCCGCTGCCAACCAAAGCGGAGGTCAGCGACATCACCAACGCGGTGCTGGATGGCGCCGCGGCGGTGATGCTCTCCGGTGAAACCGCCGTAGGCCGCTATCCTCTGGAGGCCGTTGCCCGTATCGCCAGCGTAGCCCATCAGGCGGAACAGCATTTAGCGCATGCGCCCCACTCATCCCCCCCTGCGCAGGTTGACGATATTCGACAGGCTGTCGGCGCCCTTATCCGCGCCTTGCCGATCTCCCGGGTGGTGGTGTTTTCTCGCACAGGTTACAGCGTGCGCATCGCCGCCATGGCCAACATCGGCATCCCGATCGTCGCATTCGGCAACGATGCGGCGACGGTGCGCAGCTGGAATATGCTGCCAGGCATCACCGGCCTGACATTGCCTCGGATCGATCTGACACAGCCGGAAACCGAACGTTTGGCTCTGAATGTCCTGTCAGACAATGGATTGATAAATCGGCACGATGTTTTGCTGCTGGTCAGCGCCCAGCAAGACAATCAGCATATCAGCGGGAATATCTTGCGCACGCTCAGCGCCGATGCCTACCTGCAATCTGACGCGGCGCGGGAACCTCACCGGAAAGAAGAGGTGGCCTGA
- a CDS encoding SDR family NAD(P)-dependent oxidoreductase, whose translation MQDFKHRVALVTGASTGIGEAIAAELFRRGATVVVTGRHAAPLTAAAARLDPDGRRVMTLRMDVRDAQSVQQGIEETVRRCGALHLLVNNAGITGPHEVDIDRYAVDDWHEVIATCLSGTFFGMKYGLPAIVAGGGGAVVNLSSANGVVGIAGIAPYTAAKHGVLGLTRSAALEFATRGVRVNAVGPGYVDTPAMGELPASARAQMAASHPMGRMATREEVAKTVAFLLSDDSSFTTGAFYSIDGGYTAR comes from the coding sequence ATGCAAGATTTCAAACATCGGGTGGCGCTGGTGACCGGCGCGTCCACCGGCATTGGCGAAGCGATCGCCGCCGAGCTGTTTCGGCGCGGAGCCACGGTGGTGGTGACCGGCCGCCACGCAGCGCCTCTCACCGCCGCCGCTGCGCGGCTCGATCCCGACGGCCGGCGGGTGATGACGTTGCGGATGGACGTGCGCGATGCGCAGTCGGTACAGCAGGGTATTGAAGAGACCGTGCGGCGCTGCGGCGCGCTGCATCTGCTGGTCAACAACGCCGGGATCACCGGCCCGCACGAGGTGGATATCGATCGGTACGCGGTCGACGATTGGCATGAGGTGATCGCCACTTGCCTGAGCGGCACGTTTTTCGGCATGAAGTATGGCCTGCCAGCAATCGTCGCCGGCGGCGGCGGGGCGGTGGTGAACCTCTCTTCCGCCAACGGCGTGGTGGGTATTGCCGGGATCGCACCTTATACCGCCGCCAAGCATGGCGTGCTGGGCCTGACGCGCTCGGCGGCGCTGGAATTCGCCACGCGCGGCGTGCGCGTCAATGCCGTCGGGCCGGGCTATGTGGATACGCCGGCGATGGGGGAACTGCCGGCGTCGGCGCGGGCGCAGATGGCCGCTTCGCACCCGATGGGGAGAATGGCGACGCGGGAAGAGGTGGCGAAAACGGTGGCTTTCCTGCTTTCGGACGACAGCAGTTTCACCACCGGCGCGTTTTACAGCATCGACGGCGGTTATACCGCGCGCTGA
- a CDS encoding LysR substrate-binding domain-containing protein: protein MHSPSRARLPKLSAILAFETAARTGSLARAADALALTAAAVSQQIRQLEQHLGITLFIRAKSGVTLTEQGADYLAYVQEAFETLRVAQQHVERQRGKQTLTVFTLPALASKWLNPALGDWLAQCPDGDLRLHATHAAVDFAHSAADFALCFGDQDYPLLEKARLFQDWVQPVCSPALRECGDWTQLPLIHVDWGKESQFLPGWHEWFTAADRPPPPRRGLTYNLTSLAIDAAVQGRGVLLGQRRLIARELAEGQLVTLAEPALPLSKPYYVVYPPRTLEKPGAAAFLRWVQALAQRAV, encoded by the coding sequence ATGCACTCACCGTCCCGTGCGCGCTTGCCCAAGCTGAGCGCCATTCTGGCGTTCGAAACCGCCGCTCGCACCGGCAGCCTGGCCCGCGCGGCGGATGCGCTGGCGCTGACCGCCGCCGCCGTCAGCCAACAGATCCGCCAGCTCGAACAACATCTGGGCATCACGCTGTTCATTCGCGCCAAAAGCGGCGTCACGCTGACCGAGCAGGGCGCGGACTACCTGGCCTACGTGCAGGAGGCGTTTGAAACGCTGCGCGTGGCGCAGCAGCACGTGGAACGCCAGCGCGGCAAACAGACGCTGACGGTGTTCACCCTGCCGGCATTGGCCTCCAAATGGCTGAACCCGGCGCTGGGCGACTGGCTGGCGCAGTGCCCCGACGGCGATCTGCGGCTGCACGCGACCCATGCGGCGGTCGATTTCGCCCATTCGGCGGCGGATTTCGCCCTGTGCTTCGGCGATCAGGATTACCCGCTGCTGGAAAAGGCGCGGCTGTTTCAGGATTGGGTGCAGCCGGTGTGCAGCCCGGCGCTGCGCGAGTGCGGCGACTGGACGCAGCTGCCGCTGATCCACGTCGACTGGGGTAAGGAGAGCCAGTTTTTGCCGGGCTGGCACGAGTGGTTCACCGCCGCCGATCGGCCACCGCCGCCGCGGCGCGGGCTGACCTATAACCTGACGTCACTGGCCATCGACGCCGCCGTGCAAGGGCGCGGGGTGCTGCTCGGCCAGCGGCGGCTGATCGCCCGTGAACTGGCGGAGGGCCAACTGGTCACGCTGGCCGAACCGGCGCTGCCGCTCAGCAAACCCTACTACGTGGTTTACCCGCCGCGCACGCTGGAAAAACCCGGCGCAGCGGCGTTTCTCCGTTGGGTGCAGGCGCTGGCTCAGCGCGCGGTATAA
- a CDS encoding HalD/BesD family halogenase has translation MPPLADIIDLSAHPIDDAAFRARCRQTLARAGALVLPGFLREAALATIRLEGAEQHHAAFYAISQHNVYLRPQDDALPADHARNRLVSSSKGCITDEDIPPQSPLRALYDAPAFREFLCAVLDEAQLYPYADRLSSINLHYAHAGQELGWHFDNSSFAITLLIQKPQAGGRFEYVENLRDADRGEMNYAGVTQVLDGERAVKQLAIEEGDLVLFRGRNAMHRVTPTEGDTTRMLVVLAYNAQPDVMLSESARMTFYGRL, from the coding sequence ATGCCGCCACTTGCCGATATTATCGATCTGTCCGCCCATCCCATCGACGACGCCGCGTTCCGCGCCCGTTGCCGGCAAACGCTGGCGCGCGCCGGCGCGCTGGTGCTGCCGGGATTTCTGCGCGAAGCCGCGCTGGCGACGATAAGGCTGGAGGGCGCCGAACAGCACCATGCGGCGTTTTACGCCATCAGCCAACACAACGTGTATCTACGGCCGCAGGACGACGCGCTGCCGGCCGATCACGCGCGCAACCGGCTGGTGTCGTCGTCCAAGGGCTGCATTACCGACGAGGATATCCCGCCGCAGTCGCCGCTGCGCGCGCTGTACGACGCCCCGGCGTTTCGCGAGTTTCTCTGCGCGGTGTTGGATGAGGCGCAGCTGTATCCCTACGCCGATCGGCTGTCGTCGATCAACCTGCATTACGCCCACGCCGGTCAGGAGCTGGGCTGGCATTTTGACAACTCCTCGTTCGCCATCACGCTGCTGATCCAGAAACCGCAGGCGGGCGGCCGTTTCGAATACGTTGAGAACCTGCGCGACGCCGATCGCGGCGAGATGAACTATGCCGGGGTCACGCAGGTGCTGGACGGCGAGCGGGCGGTCAAACAGCTGGCGATCGAGGAGGGGGATTTGGTGCTGTTTCGCGGGCGCAACGCCATGCACCGGGTGACGCCGACCGAAGGCGACACCACGCGCATGCTGGTGGTGCTGGCCTACAATGCGCAGCCGGATGTTATGCTGTCGGAAAGCGCCAGAATGACGTTTTACGGCCGGTTATAG